One genomic segment of Pseudomonas sp. p1(2021b) includes these proteins:
- the pbpC gene encoding peptidoglycan glycosyltransferase PbpC (penicillin-binding protein 1C), with protein MLACLPTRTARALRAVGIVCLLVVGALWLADRLWPLPMPDDDLARVVLAEDGTPLWRFADADGVWRYPISPDEVSPLYLEALLTYEDRWFYRHPGVNPLALARAAWLNLQGGRVVSGGSTLSMQVARLLDPHARTVPGKLRQLWRTAQLEWHLSKREILQLYLNRAPFGGTLQGVAAASWAYLGKSPRHLTPAEAALLAVLPQAPSRLRPDRHPERAQRARDKVLQRLADYQAWPAQPIQEAREEPLLLAPRQEPALAPLLARRLNRADSPPLIRTTLDASLQRRLEDLLLGWRARLPERTSAAVLVVEAQTMAVRAYLGSIDLGDARRFGHVDMVHALRSPGSTLKPFLYAMAMDDGLIHSESLLQDVPRRYGDYRPGNFSMGFSGPVSASAALALSLNLPAVQLLEAYGPKRFAAQMRMGGMPLVLPPLAEPNLSLILGGAGSRLEDLVGGYAAFARDGKSARIRLQPTDPLVERRLLSPGAAWIVRRILSGQARPDRDPHAELVQRPQLAWKTGTSYGFRDAWSVGVGPRYLIGVWIGRPDGTPVPGQFGLASAAPLMLQVHDLLSNRDSQRGISAPAVRVPQSVGVAAICWPLGQPMSRQDPNCRRQRFAWTLDGTTPPTLQAADQPLGLGLREAIWVNDRGLRVDAGCPGAKAREVALWPAPLEPWLPRAERRAARLPAVEGSCPPQSPASAPPLSIVGVRPGDHLRRPATSREPLQLPVSALGGGGQRWWFLNGRPVGETRGQESLLVRFEQAGRIELSALDESGETARVEFQVSE; from the coding sequence ATGTTAGCCTGCCTGCCTACGCGTACCGCAAGGGCCCTGCGGGCTGTCGGCATTGTCTGCCTGCTGGTGGTGGGGGCGTTGTGGCTGGCCGACCGACTGTGGCCACTGCCCATGCCGGACGATGACCTGGCGCGGGTGGTGCTGGCCGAGGATGGCACGCCCCTGTGGCGCTTCGCCGATGCCGACGGTGTGTGGCGTTACCCGATCAGCCCTGACGAGGTCTCGCCGCTGTACCTGGAGGCGCTGCTCACCTACGAGGACCGCTGGTTCTACCGCCATCCCGGTGTCAACCCGCTGGCCCTGGCGCGGGCCGCGTGGTTGAACCTGCAGGGTGGGCGGGTGGTATCGGGGGGCAGCACCCTATCGATGCAGGTCGCGCGGTTGCTCGATCCACACGCGCGCACCGTACCGGGCAAGTTGCGCCAGCTGTGGCGCACCGCGCAGCTGGAATGGCACCTGTCCAAGCGCGAGATCCTCCAGCTCTACCTCAACCGTGCGCCGTTCGGCGGCACCCTGCAAGGCGTGGCGGCTGCCAGCTGGGCCTACCTTGGCAAGTCACCCAGGCACCTCACACCGGCCGAGGCGGCGCTGCTCGCGGTGCTGCCCCAGGCGCCCAGCCGCCTGCGTCCCGACCGACACCCCGAACGCGCCCAGCGGGCACGCGACAAGGTGCTGCAGCGCCTGGCCGACTACCAGGCCTGGCCGGCGCAGCCCATCCAGGAGGCACGAGAGGAGCCCTTGCTGCTGGCACCGCGTCAGGAGCCCGCGCTGGCGCCATTGCTCGCCCGTCGTCTGAACCGCGCCGATAGCCCGCCGCTCATTCGCACGACCCTCGACGCCTCACTGCAGCGGCGCCTGGAAGACCTGTTGCTGGGCTGGCGTGCGCGCCTGCCGGAACGCACCTCGGCAGCGGTGCTGGTGGTGGAGGCGCAAACCATGGCGGTGCGCGCCTACCTGGGCTCGATCGACCTGGGCGATGCGCGTCGCTTCGGCCATGTCGACATGGTCCATGCCCTGCGCTCGCCAGGCTCTACCCTCAAGCCGTTCCTCTACGCCATGGCCATGGACGATGGCCTGATCCACTCCGAGTCGCTGCTGCAGGATGTCCCGCGCCGTTATGGCGACTATCGTCCCGGTAACTTCTCCATGGGCTTCAGCGGCCCGGTCTCGGCCAGCGCTGCCCTGGCCTTGTCGCTGAACCTGCCGGCGGTCCAGTTGCTGGAAGCCTACGGGCCGAAACGTTTCGCCGCGCAGATGCGCATGGGCGGCATGCCGCTGGTGCTGCCGCCGCTTGCCGAGCCGAACCTGTCGTTGATCCTGGGCGGGGCCGGCAGCCGCCTCGAGGACCTGGTCGGCGGCTACGCAGCGTTCGCCCGTGACGGCAAGAGTGCGCGGATCCGCCTGCAACCGACAGACCCGCTGGTAGAGCGCAGGCTGCTGTCGCCCGGGGCTGCCTGGATCGTGCGGCGTATCCTCAGCGGCCAGGCCCGCCCGGACCGCGACCCCCATGCCGAGCTGGTGCAGCGCCCGCAACTGGCCTGGAAGACCGGCACCAGCTATGGCTTTCGCGATGCCTGGTCGGTGGGCGTCGGGCCACGCTACCTGATCGGCGTGTGGATCGGACGCCCGGATGGTACGCCTGTGCCGGGGCAGTTCGGCCTGGCCTCGGCGGCGCCTTTGATGCTGCAGGTGCATGACCTGTTGAGCAACCGCGACAGCCAGCGAGGCATCAGCGCCCCGGCAGTGCGTGTACCGCAGAGCGTCGGCGTGGCCGCGATCTGCTGGCCCTTGGGCCAACCCATGAGTCGCCAGGACCCCAACTGCCGGCGGCAGCGCTTCGCCTGGACCTTGGACGGCACCACGCCGCCGACGCTGCAGGCTGCCGACCAACCGCTGGGGCTAGGCCTGCGCGAGGCCATCTGGGTCAATGACCGCGGCCTGCGCGTGGACGCCGGCTGCCCTGGTGCCAAGGCCAGGGAGGTGGCGCTGTGGCCTGCGCCATTAGAGCCGTGGCTGCCACGGGCCGAGCGGCGTGCCGCGCGCCTGCCTGCGGTGGAAGGTAGCTGCCCGCCGCAGAGTCCGGCCAGTGCGCCACCATTGTCGATCGTTGGCGTGCGCCCCGGTGACCACCTGCGCCGCCCGGCCACCAGCCGCGAGCCATTGCAGTTGCCTGTGTCGGCGCTGGGCGGGGGCGGGCAGCGCTGGTGGTTCCTCAATGGCCGGCCTGTGGGTGAAACCCGTGGGCAGGAGAGCTTGCTGGTGCGCTTCGAGCAGGCCGGGCGCATCGAGCTCAGCGCCCTGGACGAAAGTGGCGAGACGGCGCGGGTGGAGTTTCAGGTCAGTGAATGA